In the genome of Dermacentor andersoni chromosome 3, qqDerAnde1_hic_scaffold, whole genome shotgun sequence, one region contains:
- the LOC129384138 gene encoding uncharacterized protein isoform X2 encodes MATGGGKVGGVDGRVLDVLMRTGGVLVSPPEYFPDSEDEASSEEAAGPSGSRRNLPATTAFVVSGPAAVAGPSGLTQPPATPQVLRPTPQVLRPTPQVLRPTTQVPRPTTQVPQPTPQVPQPTPQVPQPTPQVPQPTPQVPQPTPQVPQPTPQVPQPTPQVPQPTPREPRAPRRQPRQQELDGAVMTATAAYVRQSQLEEARVQEDTRFRQQLLEQNRQHHEAHLQSLRQHHEAHMESLRHLGEEVAAMREVESQRLEVQRQRLEVARRSHETNERLLQLLLAALGHGGSQAPPPSQAPHN; translated from the exons at ggctactggaggtggcaaagtgggtggcgtggacggccgcgtcctcgacgtccttatgaggacaggaggggtccttgtttccccccctgagtacttccccgatagcgag gacgaggcaagttcagaggaagctgcagggcccagcggttcccgcagaaatctaccagcgacaactgctttcgtggtgtcgggccctgcagctgttgctgggccaagtggccttacac agccaccggctacgccccaggtgctgcggcctacgccccaggtgctgcggcctaccccccaggtgctgcggcctaccacccaggtgccgcggcctaccacccaggtgccgcagccaaccccgcaggtgccgcagccaaccccgcaggtgccgcagccaaccccgcaggtgccgcagccaaccccgcaggtgccgcagccaaccccgcaggtgccgcagccaaccccgcaggtgccacagcctaccccccaggtgccgcagcctacccctcgagagccacgggcaccccgtagacagcccaggcagcaggaacttgatggtgctgtgatgacggctactgccgcatacgttcgccagagccagttggaggaagccagagttcaagaggacactcgcttccgccaacaactgctggaacaaaaccggcag caccacgaggcccacctgcagagcctgcggcagcaccacgaggcccacatggagagcctgcggcacctcggggaggaggtggcggcaatgcgggaagtggagtctcagcgcctcgaagtgcagcggcaacgcctcgaagtggcgcgtcggtcgcacgagaccaacgagcgcctgcttcagctgctgctggctgcactggggcatggtggcagccaagcccctcccccctctcaggccccacataattaa
- the LOC129384138 gene encoding uncharacterized protein isoform X1: MAAKGPRVSKEQAAILVQFIEQHPYLARASTEFSPRMTAAQKNELWEEVAAVLNAQGPAVKATSRWRNHWAKMAHKAKKEAARAASEKRATGGGKVGGVDGRVLDVLMRTGGVLVSPPEYFPDSEDEASSEEAAGPSGSRRNLPATTAFVVSGPAAVAGPSGLTQPPATPQVLRPTPQVLRPTPQVLRPTTQVPRPTTQVPQPTPQVPQPTPQVPQPTPQVPQPTPQVPQPTPQVPQPTPQVPQPTPQVPQPTPREPRAPRRQPRQQELDGAVMTATAAYVRQSQLEEARVQEDTRFRQQLLEQNRQHHEAHLQSLRQHHEAHMESLRHLGEEVAAMREVESQRLEVQRQRLEVARRSHETNERLLQLLLAALGHGGSQAPPPSQAPHN, encoded by the exons atggcagcaaaagggccgcgggtgtccaaagagcaggcggctattctcgtgcagttcatcgagcagcacccatacctggcgagagcttctacagagttctcgccacgtatgactgctgctcaaaaaaacgaactgtgggaggaggtggcggcggtgcttaacgcacaggggccagccgtaaaggccaccagccgttggcggaaccattgggccaagatggcccataaagcgaaaaaagaagcggccagggccgcgagcgagaagag ggctactggaggtggcaaagtgggtggcgtggacggccgcgtcctcgacgtccttatgaggacaggaggggtccttgtttccccccctgagtacttccccgatagcgag gacgaggcaagttcagaggaagctgcagggcccagcggttcccgcagaaatctaccagcgacaactgctttcgtggtgtcgggccctgcagctgttgctgggccaagtggccttacac agccaccggctacgccccaggtgctgcggcctacgccccaggtgctgcggcctaccccccaggtgctgcggcctaccacccaggtgccgcggcctaccacccaggtgccgcagccaaccccgcaggtgccgcagccaaccccgcaggtgccgcagccaaccccgcaggtgccgcagccaaccccgcaggtgccgcagccaaccccgcaggtgccgcagccaaccccgcaggtgccacagcctaccccccaggtgccgcagcctacccctcgagagccacgggcaccccgtagacagcccaggcagcaggaacttgatggtgctgtgatgacggctactgccgcatacgttcgccagagccagttggaggaagccagagttcaagaggacactcgcttccgccaacaactgctggaacaaaaccggcag caccacgaggcccacctgcagagcctgcggcagcaccacgaggcccacatggagagcctgcggcacctcggggaggaggtggcggcaatgcgggaagtggagtctcagcgcctcgaagtgcagcggcaacgcctcgaagtggcgcgtcggtcgcacgagaccaacgagcgcctgcttcagctgctgctggctgcactggggcatggtggcagccaagcccctcccccctctcaggccccacataattaa